The following proteins are encoded in a genomic region of Phragmites australis chromosome 9, lpPhrAust1.1, whole genome shotgun sequence:
- the LOC133928294 gene encoding actin-depolymerizing factor 7: MANAASGMAVDDECKLRFLELKAKRTHRFIIYKIDEKKKMVVVDKVGEPVLNYDDFAASLPANECRYAIFDYDFVTEENCQKSKIFFIAWSPDTSRVRSKMIYASSKERFKRELDGIQVELQATDPAEVGLDVIKGRAN; this comes from the exons GCCAATGCAGCGTCAGGGATGGCTGTGGACGACGAGTGCAAGCTCAGGTTCCTGGAGCTGAAGGCCAAGAGGACCCACCGCTTCATCATCTACAAGATAgacgagaagaagaagatggttgTTGTGGATAAAGTTGGCGAGCCCGTGCTGAACTACGACGATTTTGCTGCAAGCCTTCCCGCGAATGAGTGCAGATACGCCATCTTTGACTACGATTTTGTGACCGAGGAGAACTGCCAGAAGAGCAagatattcttcattgcatg GTCTCCTGATACGTCGCGCGTGAGGAGCAAGATGATCTACGCGAGCTCCAAGGAGAGGTTCAAGCGGGAGCTCGACGGCATCCAGGTGGAGCTTCAGGCTACCGATCCTGCCGAGGTTGGTCTTGACGTGATCAAAGGCCGTGCAAACTGA
- the LOC133928292 gene encoding uncharacterized protein LOC133928292 — MDGRSCVLEKVPGVTSDGISPTSSAGTDIPLEKRCASVDETCEQAESDNGSLEAEMCMGFSKSVGLGAKKGLQKCVTFPPSSGEAQQESGSCRHSDEGLKGAPAYERSVSLPPTLKLISAMKGSRQKNGMASPTESRHIKWAPDVYDPPVTSVCHSVNNSYQRRSKSRKKEKNKQKKHKGKSKKKHQNCTQNSSALKAPDLGFKDVSTSGCRSAPDDLRRHEAEMVAYSIGNQEAKCGSSFLHETIAKMHFSIAEAS; from the exons ATGGATGGCCGTTCCTGCGTTCTCGAGAAAGTGCCGGGAGTGACATCTGACGGTATCTCTCCAACCAGCAGTGCGGGCACTGATATTCCGCTGGAGAAGCGCTGTGCCTCGGTTGATGAAACCTGTGAACAGGCGGAGAGTGACAATGGTTCGTTGGAGGCTGAGATGTGTATGGGTTTCTCAAAGTCAGTCGGTTTGGGAGCAAAGAAAGGCCTCCAGAAGTGTGTGACTTTCCCTCCCTCTTCTGGTGAGGCTCAACAGGAGAGTGGTTCATGCCGCCATTCTGATGAAGGACTGAAGGGTGCTCCTGCTTATGAGCGTTCAGTGTCCTTACCT CCAACTTTGAAGCTCATTTCCGCTATGAAAGGAAGCCGCCAAAAGAATGGAATGGCATCACCAACTGAAAGTCGCCACATTAAATGGGCCCCTGACGTGTATGATCCCCCTGTGACATCGGTATGCCATTCAGTGAATAACAGTTACCAGCGTCGGTCCAAGTCCCgcaagaaggagaagaacaaGCAGAAGAAGCATAAGGGAAAGTCCAAGAAAAAACACCAGAATTGTACCCAGAATTCATCTGCACTGAAGGCTCCTGATCTTGG GTTTAAAGATGTTAGCACCTCTGGTTGTCGGTCTGCACCAGACGACCTTCGCAGACATGAGGCTGAGATGGTGGCTTACAGCATTGGCAATCAAGAAGCCAAATGTGGAAGCAGCTTCCTGCACGAGACTATTGCGAAAATGCATTTCTCGATCGCTGAAGCTTCCTGA